The genomic window TCTTTTAACAATTTAGATTTATTGGGATAATCCTTCCAATTGCTGAAAAACAGGAATTAAAGCTTTTCCTTTCTCGGTCAAATTATATTCAATGTGAAGCGGTTTTAGTTTAATTGTAATTTTTTCCAAAAGCCCTTCTTCTTCCAACTCTTTTAATGCCGTAGCTAAAGATTGCTTGTTTGAACCTTGAATCTGACGCAGTAAA from Flavobacterium sp. KACC 22763 includes these protein-coding regions:
- a CDS encoding winged helix-turn-helix transcriptional regulator; its protein translation is MEEKETCPAQRLLKMLSGKWKAEIFRLAVESPLRFNNLLRQIQGSNKQSLATALKELEEEGLLEKITIKLKPLHIEYNLTEKGKALIPVFQQLEGLSQ